In the Palaeococcus pacificus DY20341 genome, one interval contains:
- the surE gene encoding 5'/3'-nucleotidase SurE, producing MAKILITNDDGIRSKGIKAAIEALQGLGEIYVVAPMSQRSASGRAMTLHRPLRAKHVKLDGAEAAYALDGMPVDCIIFALARFGEFDLVVSGINLGENMSTEITISGTASAAIEAATHGMPSIAISLEVNREKHKFGSGEEIDFETAKFFLRKIAKAVLKKGLPRSVEMLNVNVPYDATEKTQIAFTRLAKRMYQPSIEERIDPKGNPYYWIVGTQCPREVLEPGTDMYAVKVERKVSVSPINIDMTAKIDFNELKKVLKL from the coding sequence ATGGCAAAGATTTTGATAACAAATGACGATGGAATACGCTCAAAGGGCATTAAAGCGGCTATTGAAGCCCTTCAAGGTCTTGGTGAGATATATGTTGTTGCTCCAATGTCCCAAAGGAGCGCAAGCGGTAGAGCTATGACCCTTCACAGGCCCCTTAGAGCAAAACATGTGAAGCTCGATGGTGCTGAGGCAGCTTATGCTTTAGACGGCATGCCTGTGGATTGCATAATTTTCGCTTTAGCTCGCTTTGGAGAGTTTGACCTCGTCGTAAGCGGCATAAATTTGGGAGAAAACATGAGCACCGAGATTACAATTTCCGGCACAGCCAGTGCAGCAATAGAAGCGGCAACCCATGGGATGCCAAGTATAGCCATAAGCTTAGAAGTGAACAGGGAAAAGCATAAATTTGGCAGCGGTGAGGAGATAGACTTTGAAACTGCAAAATTTTTCCTAAGGAAGATCGCAAAGGCTGTGCTGAAAAAAGGACTTCCAAGGAGCGTGGAAATGCTAAACGTCAATGTCCCTTACGATGCAACGGAAAAAACCCAAATAGCCTTTACACGTCTGGCTAAGCGCATGTATCAGCCTTCAATTGAAGAAAGGATAGACCCTAAGGGCAACCCATACTATTGGATAGTCGGCACACAGTGTCCTAGAGAAGTGCTGGAGCCAGGAACAGACATGTACGCGGTTAAAGTTGAGAGAAAGGTTAGCGTTAGTCCCATAAACATTGATATGACCGCTAAGATTGACTTCAACGAGCTGAAGAAGGTCTTAAAACTCTGA
- a CDS encoding DUF996 domain-containing protein translates to MTLSQAKTYGGIGAILSLVGGAIPRVGGVLSLFGFVLILLAVKGISEEVNDESIFKKYLMSFILKIGAFIVLIVVVVAAIGGTILTKGGMEAFEREVESFHEISAIIGGILIGILIAWVVFTIGAYYLKESYKLIAMHTGVGIFKTTGLLYFIGAILLIVFGLGALLLFVAKVLEIVAYFSLPEEIPSKEVPVAI, encoded by the coding sequence ATGACATTAAGCCAAGCAAAAACTTATGGTGGTATCGGAGCAATTCTTTCACTCGTAGGAGGTGCAATACCAAGAGTAGGCGGGGTATTGAGCCTATTTGGTTTTGTGTTAATTCTGCTAGCAGTGAAAGGTATCTCCGAAGAAGTAAACGATGAATCAATATTCAAAAAATACTTAATGTCCTTTATTCTAAAAATTGGGGCCTTTATTGTCTTAATCGTTGTAGTTGTAGCAGCGATAGGAGGGACAATCTTAACAAAGGGCGGGATGGAAGCATTCGAAAGAGAGGTTGAGAGTTTCCATGAGATTAGTGCGATAATTGGAGGCATACTCATTGGCATCTTAATCGCTTGGGTTGTATTCACCATAGGGGCGTATTATCTGAAGGAAAGCTACAAATTGATTGCGATGCACACAGGAGTTGGCATCTTCAAAACCACCGGACTTCTCTATTTCATAGGAGCAATCCTTCTAATAGTCTTTGGTCTTGGAGCACTGCTCCTTTTCGTAGCCAAAGTGTTGGAGATAGTCGCATACTTCTCTCTTCCGGAGGAGATTCCCTCCAAAGAAGTTCCTGTGGCGATTTAA
- a CDS encoding archaeosine biosynthesis radical SAM protein RaSEA, with amino-acid sequence MTFWTAEDNVAGEKGVTLYIILPTTGCYRYKIGQACYMCSYPSEAPKIPWSQEELIDYLKKALKKIEGKEGRFAVRIFTSGSFLDDGEVKPWARREMFKLLAEMENVKEIVVETRSELVRYEAVSELAEIVKGKHFEVALGLETANDDVADVSINKGNTFEQFVRASEIIHEAGAKVKTYVLLKSSFLSERHAIEDAKETIRQAAPYTDTFSINIMNIQKGTTYERLWEKGEYRPPWLWSAVEVLKWAKKTYPHLRILSDPVGAGSKRGPHNCGECDKAVAKAIRNFSNTQDLRYLENIEHGCMDEWRYIVSEGLLDWQLLTW; translated from the coding sequence ATGACGTTTTGGACAGCTGAAGACAACGTTGCGGGAGAAAAAGGGGTCACGCTTTATATTATTTTGCCCACCACTGGGTGCTACCGCTATAAAATAGGCCAAGCGTGCTACATGTGCTCTTATCCAAGCGAAGCGCCGAAAATTCCATGGAGCCAAGAGGAGCTTATTGATTACCTCAAAAAAGCCCTCAAGAAGATAGAAGGGAAAGAGGGAAGATTTGCGGTGAGGATTTTCACCTCGGGAAGCTTCTTAGACGACGGTGAAGTTAAACCTTGGGCTAGGAGGGAGATGTTTAAGCTTCTGGCAGAGATGGAGAATGTAAAGGAAATCGTCGTGGAGACGCGCTCCGAGCTCGTTAGATATGAGGCCGTTAGTGAGTTGGCGGAGATTGTTAAAGGCAAGCACTTTGAAGTTGCCTTGGGCTTGGAGACGGCAAATGATGACGTGGCCGATGTGAGCATAAACAAGGGCAACACCTTTGAGCAGTTTGTTAGGGCAAGTGAAATAATACACGAAGCAGGAGCGAAGGTCAAAACTTATGTCCTCCTCAAGTCGAGCTTTTTGAGCGAGCGCCATGCTATAGAGGATGCCAAAGAGACCATAAGGCAAGCCGCTCCATACACTGACACCTTCTCGATTAACATTATGAACATTCAAAAAGGAACCACTTACGAAAGGCTCTGGGAGAAGGGCGAATACAGGCCGCCGTGGCTGTGGAGTGCTGTGGAAGTTTTAAAGTGGGCCAAAAAGACCTACCCACACTTAAGGATTTTAAGCGACCCTGTGGGCGCTGGCTCTAAGAGAGGCCCCCACAACTGCGGTGAGTGCGACAAAGCTGTGGCAAAAGCTATAAGGAACTTTTCAAACACGCAGGACTTAAGATATCTTGAGAATATTGAGCATGGATGCATGGATGAGTGGCGCTACATTGTGAGCGAAGGCCTCTTGGACTGGCAGCTCTTGACCTGGTGA
- a CDS encoding ABC transporter permease gives MVAIENILGATWEHLILTYSALFISIGVGIPLALISLRSRKIASFIIAFANLVQAIPSLAVVAIVVPLLGIGFTPAVFAIFLRALLPIVKNTYIGLSKVDESMIDAAKGLGLTEWQIIRHIRFPHAYPAMFAGIKFAAILANSIAILTAIIGSGGLGSLVFEGLASFNMDKILAGALPAIVLAILIDVSFTVIERKITPEALK, from the coding sequence ATGGTAGCCATTGAGAACATTTTGGGCGCTACTTGGGAGCACCTAATCCTTACTTACTCCGCACTCTTCATAAGCATAGGGGTAGGGATTCCTTTAGCCTTAATCTCTCTCCGCAGCAGAAAGATTGCCTCCTTTATCATAGCATTTGCAAACCTCGTTCAAGCAATTCCAAGCCTAGCTGTGGTTGCGATAGTGGTGCCTCTCCTCGGGATAGGCTTTACTCCAGCGGTTTTCGCCATTTTCCTTAGAGCGCTCCTTCCGATAGTCAAAAACACATACATCGGCCTTTCTAAGGTCGATGAGTCCATGATTGACGCCGCTAAAGGTTTAGGATTGACGGAATGGCAAATAATACGGCACATTCGCTTCCCACATGCGTATCCAGCAATGTTTGCGGGAATTAAATTTGCAGCGATTTTAGCAAACAGCATCGCGATACTAACAGCCATAATTGGGAGCGGCGGCTTGGGGAGCCTTGTTTTTGAAGGTTTGGCGAGCTTCAACATGGACAAAATTTTAGCTGGAGCTTTACCCGCTATAGTCCTTGCAATACTTATAGACGTATCTTTCACAGTAATAGAAAGAAAAATAACGCCAGAGGCTTTAAAATAG
- a CDS encoding ABC transporter permease — protein MINTFLEVWESQNLGARTVEHLSMFGIALFVSIILGVLIGFILYKNPKLADLAFNFLNIVETIPSLALLVLLLPLAGLGKGPTIIASILYSLLPIARNTYTGLTSVSKSHIEVAQALGLTEKEILLKVRFPLALPLIAAGIRIAIVFTMGVVTLGGLIAAGGLGAPIQTGIHLYDKNIILVSSLWVGFLAIALDGLAALIEKKLEARFHGSH, from the coding sequence ATGATAAACACGTTTTTAGAAGTTTGGGAAAGCCAAAATTTGGGCGCAAGAACAGTGGAGCACCTCTCCATGTTCGGCATAGCGCTTTTTGTTTCAATCATTTTAGGCGTTTTAATTGGTTTTATCCTCTATAAAAACCCAAAGTTAGCGGACTTGGCCTTCAACTTCCTGAACATCGTCGAAACAATTCCATCTTTAGCACTGTTAGTCCTCCTCCTTCCATTAGCGGGACTAGGAAAAGGGCCCACGATAATAGCTTCAATCCTTTACTCCCTTCTGCCAATAGCGAGGAACACCTACACAGGCTTAACGAGCGTGAGTAAGAGCCATATAGAGGTGGCCCAAGCACTTGGCCTAACTGAGAAGGAGATACTCTTAAAGGTGCGCTTTCCTTTAGCGCTTCCTCTAATTGCTGCAGGAATAAGGATAGCGATAGTCTTCACGATGGGCGTTGTAACTTTAGGAGGACTTATAGCGGCAGGAGGCCTTGGAGCCCCAATTCAAACAGGGATTCACCTCTATGATAAAAACATCATCTTGGTTTCCAGCCTCTGGGTGGGCTTTCTGGCAATAGCCTTGGACGGGCTTGCGGCATTAATAGAGAAAAAACTCGAGGCGAGGTTCCATGGTAGCCATTGA
- a CDS encoding ABC transporter ATP-binding protein translates to MRLFDKIEKVELNGVTKRYGDFVAVDHVDLEVVGGELLILIGPSGSGKTTTLRMINRLVELDEGEITINGQNIMSFNPIELRRNIGYAIQQIGLFPHMTVRGNIGLLAKLEGWSDEEIDRRVRELLELVDLPPEQFMNRYPRQLSGGQQQRVGLARAFMLDPPLLLMDEPFGALDPILRKQLQEEFLEIKEKLGRTIIFVTHDIEEAFKLGDRIAVMKDGKLIQVGAPDELVLNPANEFVAKLVNADKKFKHMDTLRVGDVMRPIEEKYLFEWSLTVKEAINLMTERGVEFGIVVERGEYQGIIELKTLLRLDGERKLGDSASEALSFTSKDNLASSLQILKIEKASIAIVVENHKPIGMLLADEVLLRLI, encoded by the coding sequence ATGAGGCTCTTTGATAAAATAGAGAAGGTGGAGCTTAACGGCGTCACCAAAAGGTATGGGGATTTTGTGGCAGTTGATCACGTTGATTTAGAGGTAGTTGGTGGGGAATTGCTAATTCTCATTGGGCCAAGTGGTTCCGGAAAGACAACCACTTTAAGGATGATAAATCGGCTGGTTGAACTCGATGAAGGGGAGATTACAATAAACGGGCAGAATATCATGAGTTTCAACCCCATAGAGCTTAGAAGGAACATAGGCTATGCAATCCAGCAAATAGGACTGTTCCCCCATATGACGGTTAGAGGCAATATAGGGCTTTTGGCGAAGCTCGAAGGGTGGAGCGATGAAGAGATTGATAGGCGTGTTAGAGAGCTTTTAGAGCTTGTGGACTTACCCCCAGAGCAGTTTATGAACCGCTATCCGAGACAGCTGAGCGGAGGGCAGCAGCAGAGGGTAGGCTTGGCGAGGGCTTTCATGCTTGACCCACCCCTTCTATTAATGGACGAGCCCTTTGGAGCACTAGACCCGATTTTAAGAAAACAGCTCCAAGAGGAGTTCCTTGAGATTAAAGAAAAGCTCGGCAGGACGATAATCTTCGTAACCCACGACATAGAGGAGGCATTTAAGCTCGGAGACAGAATAGCGGTAATGAAGGATGGAAAATTAATTCAAGTGGGGGCACCTGATGAGCTGGTTCTAAACCCTGCTAATGAGTTTGTCGCAAAGCTCGTGAACGCTGATAAAAAGTTCAAGCACATGGATACACTGAGAGTTGGGGATGTTATGCGGCCAATCGAAGAAAAATACCTGTTTGAGTGGAGCTTAACGGTCAAAGAGGCTATAAATCTCATGACTGAGAGAGGTGTAGAATTTGGGATAGTCGTTGAGAGAGGGGAATATCAAGGTATTATCGAGCTTAAAACCCTCCTGAGGCTAGATGGTGAAAGAAAGCTAGGGGATTCAGCTAGTGAAGCCCTCTCCTTCACTTCCAAAGACAATTTAGCCTCTTCCCTTCAAATCTTGAAGATAGAGAAAGCATCGATAGCCATTGTTGTTGAAAACCATAAACCCATAGGAATGCTCCTCGCAGATGAAGTTCTCTTAAGGCTGATTTGA
- a CDS encoding glycine betaine ABC transporter substrate-binding protein, producing MIALLLEEEGYDVDVKEGLGGTLVNYEALKKGQIHMYVEYTGTAYNVILKLPPLEKWDPNIVYEKSKEELLKRDGVLVAVKLGFRDDYAIAVKKSFADEKGISKISELEEYASKMTLGTDPEFASRPDGLPQIKKVYGFTFEDVKQMEPTLMYEAIKNDQVDAITAYTTDARVDLFNLKILEDDKGALPPYDAIIIVTKEFADKHPEVMEVLKKLENKIDTDTMRKLNYKYDVEKKDAREIAREFLIEQGLIKG from the coding sequence ATGATTGCTCTTCTCCTAGAAGAAGAGGGATACGATGTTGATGTAAAAGAAGGCTTGGGAGGAACTTTAGTTAACTATGAAGCCCTGAAGAAGGGTCAGATCCACATGTATGTTGAATACACTGGCACAGCATACAATGTTATTCTTAAACTTCCTCCTCTAGAGAAGTGGGATCCTAATATAGTTTATGAAAAGAGCAAAGAAGAGCTCCTTAAGAGGGATGGAGTTTTAGTTGCTGTAAAGCTCGGTTTTAGGGATGATTATGCAATAGCAGTTAAAAAGAGCTTTGCAGACGAAAAAGGAATTTCAAAGATAAGTGAGCTTGAAGAATACGCTTCCAAAATGACGCTTGGAACAGATCCAGAGTTTGCTTCGAGGCCCGATGGACTGCCGCAAATAAAGAAGGTCTACGGCTTCACATTTGAAGATGTAAAACAAATGGAGCCAACTTTGATGTATGAAGCAATTAAAAACGACCAAGTGGACGCGATAACAGCTTATACAACAGATGCAAGGGTAGATTTATTCAATCTTAAAATATTGGAGGATGATAAAGGAGCTCTGCCTCCCTACGACGCCATAATAATCGTTACGAAAGAGTTCGCAGACAAGCATCCAGAAGTCATGGAAGTTCTCAAAAAGCTTGAGAATAAAATTGACACTGACACCATGAGAAAGCTCAACTACAAGTATGACGTAGAAAAGAAAGACGCTAGAGAAATAGCGAGGGAGTTTTTAATAGAGCAGGGCTTAATTAAGGGATAA
- a CDS encoding 2-oxoglutarate ferredoxin oxidoreductase subunit delta: MADVEVKKEEYLVIGKTDAVEISVDTFLCKGCGICLELCPRTVFEWSQELSEKGVHYPVAVKADKCVKCKLCELLCPDFAIAVKW; encoded by the coding sequence ATGGCAGATGTCGAAGTCAAAAAGGAAGAATACCTTGTTATAGGAAAAACTGATGCCGTTGAGATAAGTGTTGACACATTTTTATGCAAGGGTTGCGGTATTTGTTTGGAACTCTGCCCAAGAACAGTTTTTGAATGGAGCCAAGAGCTTAGCGAAAAAGGTGTCCACTATCCTGTGGCTGTTAAAGCTGATAAGTGTGTTAAATGTAAGCTGTGCGAGCTTTTATGCCCTGACTTTGCAATAGCGGTTAAATGGTGA
- a CDS encoding 2-oxoacid:acceptor oxidoreductase subunit alpha, which yields MIIRGDEPEQIELLKKLYPKGNYFMQGDEAIAYGALFAGCRFYAGYPITPASEIAETMARELPKVKGYYIQMEDEIASIAAVVGASWTGLKSMTATSGPGFSLMQENLGLAIMTETPLVLVDVQRSGPSTGQATKGAQGDFFQARWGTHGDHPIIAISPTSVEDSFWETIRAFNLSEKFRIPVVLLADGVIGHTREQIRLPDPEDVEILYRKLPKNEEEAKYPFGDVHGDLIPPMPLFGKGYFTHVTGSTHKETGLRDVYTPEVHNRLVRRLHDKIEKHRAEIEKWEEYYTEDAEILVVSWGVSARPSLGAVLKAREEGINVGLFVPKTMHPFPEKRIKELGKQVRAILVPEMNLGQIILEIQRFVNDDVVLKGVNKIGGVPLTVQEILKEIKELSSAERSRHRSAD from the coding sequence ATGATAATACGTGGTGACGAGCCCGAACAGATTGAGCTCTTAAAAAAACTATATCCCAAGGGCAACTACTTCATGCAGGGCGATGAAGCCATAGCCTATGGCGCTCTTTTTGCTGGCTGTAGGTTCTATGCAGGTTATCCAATAACTCCCGCAAGCGAAATAGCAGAGACTATGGCGAGGGAGCTCCCAAAGGTGAAAGGTTACTACATCCAGATGGAGGATGAGATAGCGAGCATTGCTGCTGTTGTTGGTGCTTCATGGACAGGGTTAAAGAGTATGACCGCCACTTCCGGCCCCGGCTTCAGCTTAATGCAGGAAAATTTAGGCCTCGCAATAATGACTGAGACTCCTCTAGTTTTGGTGGATGTCCAGAGGAGCGGTCCATCAACAGGTCAGGCCACAAAAGGGGCCCAAGGAGATTTCTTCCAAGCAAGATGGGGAACTCATGGGGATCACCCAATAATAGCAATCTCACCTACGAGCGTTGAAGATAGCTTTTGGGAAACTATTAGGGCATTTAACTTGAGTGAAAAGTTTAGAATTCCTGTTGTCCTTTTGGCCGATGGGGTGATAGGACATACGAGGGAACAGATTAGACTTCCTGACCCAGAGGACGTCGAAATACTCTATAGAAAGCTTCCAAAGAATGAGGAAGAAGCTAAGTATCCTTTTGGTGATGTCCACGGCGATCTAATCCCACCGATGCCACTGTTTGGGAAGGGCTACTTCACACACGTCACAGGCTCAACACACAAAGAGACTGGCCTTAGAGATGTTTACACTCCTGAGGTTCACAACCGCTTAGTGAGAAGGCTGCACGATAAGATAGAGAAGCATAGGGCTGAGATAGAAAAGTGGGAGGAGTATTACACTGAGGATGCTGAGATTTTAGTGGTGAGCTGGGGAGTAAGTGCAAGACCTTCGCTTGGTGCCGTTCTCAAAGCGAGAGAGGAAGGCATTAATGTTGGTCTCTTCGTTCCAAAGACTATGCACCCGTTCCCAGAGAAGCGCATAAAAGAGCTTGGAAAGCAGGTTAGGGCCATTTTAGTGCCTGAGATGAACCTCGGTCAGATCATATTAGAAATTCAAAGATTTGTCAACGATGACGTTGTGCTAAAGGGTGTTAACAAGATTGGCGGTGTTCCATTAACGGTGCAAGAAATACTAAAAGAGATAAAGGAATTGAGCTCAGCCGAGCGTTCTCGTCACCGTTCGGCGGATTAG
- a CDS encoding 2-oxoacid:ferredoxin oxidoreductase subunit beta — translation MEKIHTKYDMAKYLRKEALPTALCPGCGGGTVLNAFANAVDQLKIDPKDLVMVSGIGCSAWIASPYFLADTLHTTHGRAIAFATGVKVGLPDKKVVVISGDGDLAGIGGNHLIHAARRNVDITVILVNNFIYGMTGGQVGPTTPFGANTTTSPYGNIEHPINISETIAAAGASYVARWTTFHVYQLIESIKKALQVKGFSLVEVVSQCPVQFGRRNRMKTPAEMLRWFQKNSVPISKAKNMSPEELEGKIVIGEIISRERPEFTEELNKIIEKLGGGE, via the coding sequence ATGGAAAAAATTCACACCAAGTATGATATGGCCAAATATTTGAGAAAAGAAGCCCTTCCCACGGCTCTCTGTCCGGGTTGTGGTGGTGGGACTGTCTTAAACGCTTTTGCCAATGCAGTTGACCAGCTCAAAATTGATCCCAAGGACTTGGTAATGGTGAGCGGAATCGGCTGTTCAGCATGGATTGCCTCGCCATATTTCTTAGCTGATACTTTGCATACAACTCATGGAAGAGCAATAGCCTTTGCAACGGGCGTTAAAGTTGGTCTTCCCGATAAGAAGGTAGTGGTTATTAGTGGTGATGGTGATTTAGCGGGCATTGGAGGAAACCACCTCATCCATGCAGCAAGGAGGAACGTAGACATAACCGTAATTTTGGTGAACAACTTTATCTACGGTATGACCGGGGGTCAGGTGGGTCCGACTACACCCTTTGGTGCCAACACGACGACAAGTCCATACGGCAACATAGAGCACCCAATCAATATAAGCGAGACAATAGCTGCTGCTGGAGCTTCTTATGTCGCGAGGTGGACGACTTTTCATGTGTATCAGCTCATAGAGAGCATAAAGAAGGCTCTCCAGGTTAAAGGCTTCTCCCTTGTTGAGGTCGTCTCTCAGTGCCCCGTCCAGTTCGGAAGGAGGAATAGAATGAAAACTCCCGCTGAGATGCTTAGATGGTTCCAAAAGAACAGCGTACCGATAAGTAAGGCTAAAAATATGAGTCCAGAAGAGCTTGAAGGCAAAATAGTCATTGGCGAAATTATCAGCAGGGAGAGGCCAGAGTTCACAGAAGAGCTCAACAAAATCATCGAAAAGCTGGGGGGAGGAGAATGA
- a CDS encoding 2-oxoacid:ferredoxin oxidoreductase subunit gamma has protein sequence MTQIRIAGFGGQGVILAGVILGEAAAIEGLNVIQTQDYGSQSRGGHSVADVIISKEPIYDVIVTKADVLLAMSQIGYRGTKESLKDEGLLIIDTDLVEPDREFIGAPFTRLAEEEVGLALTVNMVALGYLVAKTGVVKKESVEEAIKRRVPKGTEEVNLKAFRIGYEEGAK, from the coding sequence ATGACCCAAATTAGGATTGCCGGTTTTGGCGGCCAAGGAGTTATACTAGCTGGTGTAATTTTGGGTGAAGCGGCCGCTATTGAGGGTCTAAACGTTATCCAAACGCAGGACTATGGCTCCCAAAGCAGAGGAGGGCACTCTGTAGCAGATGTCATCATTTCAAAGGAGCCTATTTACGATGTTATAGTCACGAAAGCCGATGTCCTTCTGGCAATGTCGCAAATTGGTTATAGGGGCACAAAAGAGAGTTTGAAAGATGAAGGTCTTTTGATAATCGACACGGACTTAGTGGAGCCGGACAGGGAGTTTATAGGTGCTCCTTTCACAAGGCTGGCTGAGGAAGAAGTTGGTTTGGCTTTGACAGTCAATATGGTGGCTTTAGGCTATTTAGTGGCTAAGACAGGGGTTGTGAAAAAAGAAAGTGTTGAAGAGGCTATAAAGAGAAGAGTCCCAAAGGGGACAGAAGAAGTTAACCTAAAAGCATTTAGAATTGGATATGAGGAGGGAGCAAAATGA
- a CDS encoding 2-oxoacid:acceptor oxidoreductase subunit alpha, translating into MKYPFPVGESDFIQGDEAIARAAILAGCRFYAGYPITPASEIFEAMALYMPLVDGVSIQIEDEIGSLAAVIGASWAGAKAMTATSGPGFSLMMENLGYAIMTETPLVLVDVQRSGPSTGQPTLAAQGDVMQAIWGTHGDHSIIVLTPATVQEAFDMTIRAFNLAEKYRTPVVLLTDGEVGHMRERVNIPDPDEIELVYRKLPRNEDEAKYPFRDWDSDGIPPMPVFGKGYHAYVTGLTHDERGRPKTVEAEIHEKLINRIIGKIEKNKDDIIEYETFGLEDAEVAIVSYGIVARSAIRAVKILRKEGIKAGLLKLNVVWPFDFEMIEDIAEQVGKIYVPEMNLGQVYHLVKEGANGKAEVELIPKIGGEIHTPDDIVRAVR; encoded by the coding sequence ATGAAGTATCCATTTCCAGTTGGAGAGAGCGATTTTATACAAGGGGATGAGGCCATAGCGAGGGCAGCCATTTTGGCAGGATGCAGGTTTTACGCTGGATATCCAATTACCCCTGCAAGCGAGATATTTGAGGCAATGGCTCTCTACATGCCTCTCGTAGACGGTGTTTCAATACAAATAGAGGATGAAATTGGAAGTTTGGCAGCTGTGATTGGCGCTTCATGGGCAGGCGCTAAAGCAATGACTGCCACTTCTGGTCCAGGCTTTAGCTTGATGATGGAAAACCTTGGCTATGCAATTATGACCGAGACCCCATTGGTTTTGGTCGATGTCCAGAGGAGTGGCCCATCAACAGGACAGCCCACTTTAGCAGCTCAGGGCGATGTTATGCAGGCTATATGGGGCACTCACGGAGATCACAGTATAATTGTTTTAACCCCTGCAACGGTTCAGGAAGCCTTTGATATGACAATTAGGGCATTTAACTTGGCTGAAAAGTATAGGACTCCCGTTGTTTTGCTAACGGACGGTGAAGTTGGACACATGAGGGAGCGCGTCAACATACCAGATCCAGATGAGATTGAGCTCGTTTATAGGAAGCTTCCAAGGAATGAGGATGAAGCTAAATATCCTTTCAGAGACTGGGACAGCGACGGAATTCCACCAATGCCGGTCTTCGGCAAAGGCTATCACGCATATGTGACGGGGCTAACGCACGATGAGAGAGGAAGGCCCAAGACTGTTGAGGCGGAGATTCATGAGAAGCTCATTAACCGTATCATAGGCAAAATTGAGAAAAATAAGGATGATATCATCGAATATGAAACGTTCGGCCTTGAAGATGCTGAAGTAGCGATAGTGAGCTATGGAATTGTTGCCCGCTCTGCAATAAGGGCCGTTAAAATCCTCCGCAAAGAGGGGATTAAAGCTGGACTGTTAAAGCTCAACGTTGTTTGGCCTTTTGACTTTGAGATGATTGAGGATATAGCGGAGCAGGTGGGCAAGATATACGTGCCAGAAATGAACCTTGGACAGGTCTACCACCTTGTCAAAGAAGGAGCAAACGGTAAAGCAGAGGTTGAGCTAATTCCAAAGATAGGTGGGGAGATACACACACCCGATGATATAGTTAGAGCGGTGAGGTGA
- a CDS encoding 2-oxoacid:ferredoxin oxidoreductase subunit beta, producing the protein MYLKSSYDIRDKYLRKDMLPTIFCPGCGIGAVLQYTLRAIDELGWSKDEVVWVSGIGCSARVPGFVDFDGLHTTHGRALAFATGIKMANPDLKVIAFMGDGDAAAIGGNHFIHAIRRNLDVTVILINNFTYGMTGGQVAPTALKGLKGTTAPYGNFENPFDIANLAVAAGANYVARWSVFNYLQGINSIKKALQKKGFSLVEFLSQCPISFGRRNKMKTGAELIRWYQKITVPISKAKNMSPEELEGKIVIGEFVDRDRPSLDEEYERYKRRAKEIMGWKE; encoded by the coding sequence ATGTATCTTAAGTCAAGCTATGATATTAGGGACAAATACTTAAGAAAGGATATGCTTCCCACAATATTTTGCCCGGGATGTGGTATAGGAGCGGTTCTCCAATACACCCTTAGGGCCATAGATGAATTGGGATGGAGCAAAGATGAAGTAGTGTGGGTGAGCGGAATCGGCTGCTCCGCGAGAGTTCCAGGCTTTGTTGATTTCGACGGATTGCACACGACTCACGGAAGGGCCTTAGCATTTGCCACGGGAATTAAGATGGCTAACCCTGATTTAAAGGTAATCGCGTTTATGGGCGATGGTGATGCTGCTGCGATAGGTGGAAACCACTTTATCCACGCAATAAGGCGTAACTTAGATGTTACGGTTATCTTAATAAACAACTTTACCTATGGAATGACCGGTGGACAGGTTGCTCCTACCGCTCTTAAGGGCTTAAAAGGAACCACCGCCCCATACGGCAACTTTGAGAATCCCTTTGACATTGCAAACCTTGCAGTCGCGGCCGGAGCCAACTATGTGGCAAGATGGAGCGTGTTTAACTACCTGCAAGGAATAAACAGCATAAAGAAGGCTTTGCAAAAGAAGGGCTTCTCATTGGTGGAGTTTCTAAGTCAGTGCCCGATAAGCTTTGGAAGAAGGAATAAGATGAAGACAGGTGCAGAGCTAATAAGGTGGTATCAAAAGATTACAGTGCCGATAAGTAAGGCTAAAAATATGAGTCCAGAAGAGCTTGAAGGCAAAATAGTCATTGGCGAATTCGTGGACAGGGACAGGCCAAGCTTAGATGAGGAGTATGAGCGTTATAAAAGGAGAGCGAAGGAGATAATGGGGTGGAAGGAATGA